A single Augochlora pura isolate Apur16 chromosome 2, APUR_v2.2.1, whole genome shotgun sequence DNA region contains:
- the Tim8 gene encoding translocase of inner membrane 8, which produces MSDSFGSSSSYPDDKPKVDNELQEFLLAEKERAQFQAQIHEFNDFCWEKCVDKPGTKLDSRTETCLHNCVDRFIDVSLLITNRFAQILQKSAGGM; this is translated from the exons aTGTCTGACTCATTTGGCAGTAGCTCATCTTACCCAGATGATAAGCCCAAAGTGGACAAtgaattgcaagaatttctTTTGGCTGAAAAGGAAAGAGCACAATTTCAAGCACag ATTCATGAATTCAACGACTTTTGTTGGGAGAAATGTGTTGATAAACCAGGAACCAAATTGGACAGTCGGACAGAAACATGTTTACACAATTGTGTTGATAGGTTTATAGatgtttctcttttaattacCAATCGTTTTGCACAAATTTTGCAAAAGAGTGCAGGAGGCATGTAA
- the LOC144478332 gene encoding hymenoptaecin: protein MKFIYLALVAVCAVAYAAAQAEQETYMEAIEEPYIPTRFRRQSDKRGSVQVEAVKPLSGPDRRPSVNIDYNHRFYERNGASASAFGGVNVRPGQPVQPHIGIKAERNFRNGFINGFGQAERGMNGRPSPTFGIGAGFRFRRDADFEVESQEQY from the exons ATGAAGTTCATCTACCTTGCACTGGTCGCCGTCTGTGCAGTCGCTTACGCCGCTGCCCAAGCTGAACAGGAAACTTATATGGAAGCGATTGAGGAGCCCTAC ATCCCGACCCGCTTCAGACGGCAATCCGATAAACGGGGATCGGTCCAGGTCGAAGCAGTGAAACCGTTGAGCGGCCCGGACCGTCGACCATCTGTGAACATTGATTACAATCATCGATTCTACGAAAGGAACGGCGCCAGCGCGTCCGCTTTCGGGGGTGTGAACGTTCGTCCAGGACAACCGGTGCAACCGCACATTGGCATCAAGGCCGAGCGTAACTTCCGAAACGGGTTCATCAACGGGTTCGGCCAAGCCGAACGCGGCATGAACGGCAGACCGTCGCCGACTTTCGGGATCGGCGCTGGATTCAGATTCAGGCGAGACGCCGATTTCGAGGTGGAGAGCCAGGAACAATACTAG